In Bacillota bacterium, the following are encoded in one genomic region:
- a CDS encoding MerR family transcriptional regulator, producing the protein MTITEVARQYALTADTLRYYERIGLLPSVRRTPGGVRDYSEEDCRLVEYIKCMRDAGVSVETLIEYVKLFHQGAETIPARKKLLLEQREQIVARINEMNEILAKLDWKLDGYEERMLKFEEEHLNGN; encoded by the coding sequence ATGACAATAACAGAGGTGGCAAGGCAATACGCGTTGACGGCCGACACCTTGCGTTATTACGAGAGAATCGGATTGCTTCCCAGTGTGCGCCGGACGCCCGGCGGGGTCAGGGATTATTCTGAGGAGGACTGCCGCTTGGTAGAATACATCAAATGTATGCGTGATGCTGGGGTTTCAGTAGAAACGCTGATCGAATATGTCAAGTTGTTTCATCAGGGAGCGGAAACTATTCCGGCGCGCAAAAAGCTTCTCCTTGAGCAGCGTGAACAGATTGTGGCACGTATCAACGAGATGAACGAGATTCTGGCAAAACTGGATTGGAAACTTGACGGCTATGAGGAGCGGATGCTCAAATTCGAAGAAGAACATTTAAACGGAAATTGA
- a CDS encoding S26 family signal peptidase, with amino-acid sequence MNKRAYLSDFIPVMRDVLKKDGEVIFTITGNSMAPMLRHRKDKVCIKSIDVHDLKKYDIPLFVRKDGKYILHRIVGIKEDGFEVMGDNQFNKEYPVNPSQVIGVVNGFWKDDKYISCDSFKYKMYSKAWVFIYPIRWFYLRIIK; translated from the coding sequence TTGAATAAAAGGGCATATTTATCAGACTTTATTCCTGTCATGAGAGATGTTTTAAAAAAAGACGGAGAGGTCATTTTTACGATAACAGGAAACAGCATGGCTCCAATGCTGCGGCATCGTAAAGATAAAGTCTGCATTAAAAGTATTGACGTACATGATCTAAAGAAATATGACATTCCTTTGTTTGTGCGAAAGGATGGTAAATACATTCTTCATCGTATAGTCGGCATAAAAGAAGATGGCTTTGAGGTGATGGGTGATAATCAATTTAATAAAGAATATCCCGTTAATCCTTCACAGGTCATAGGTGTTGTAAATGGGTTTTGGAAAGATGATAAATATATTTCCTGTGACAGTTTTAAATATAAAATGTACAGCAAAGCATGGGTTTTCATATATCCGATCAGATGGTTTTATTTAAGAATAATAAAATAA
- a CDS encoding DUF362 domain-containing protein yields the protein MKSKVYFTHEISSQGLLNIYDALGVNISGKVAVKISTGEPGGHNFLQPGLIKALVAKLDGTITECNTAYEGKRYSTKDHWKAIRDHGFLDIAPCDIMDEFGEISISVKDGTHLKENFVGEHLKNYDSMLMLSHFKGHMMGGFGGALKNMSIGFASSHGKAHIHGAGDPSALWTADHDSFLESMADADKSVMDFMGRENIVYINIANKLSVDCDCDSNPHDPEMADIGIFASTDPVALDQACVDAVYASPDPGKAALIERMESRNGIHTVETAAALGLGFREYEIISID from the coding sequence ATGAAGTCAAAAGTATATTTCACACATGAAATTTCTTCTCAGGGATTGCTCAATATCTACGACGCGCTTGGAGTAAACATCTCGGGGAAAGTTGCTGTAAAAATATCAACTGGTGAGCCGGGCGGACATAATTTTCTCCAGCCGGGGCTGATTAAAGCCCTTGTGGCTAAGCTCGACGGCACTATTACCGAATGCAATACGGCCTACGAAGGAAAGCGATATTCCACAAAAGATCACTGGAAGGCTATCCGTGACCATGGTTTCCTAGACATTGCACCTTGTGACATTATGGACGAATTCGGAGAAATTTCGATTTCCGTAAAAGATGGCACACACCTGAAAGAAAACTTTGTCGGCGAGCACCTGAAAAATTACGACTCTATGCTGATGCTGTCCCACTTCAAGGGGCATATGATGGGCGGCTTTGGCGGTGCGCTGAAAAATATGTCTATCGGCTTCGCATCCTCTCATGGCAAGGCACATATCCACGGAGCAGGTGACCCATCCGCACTTTGGACGGCCGACCATGACTCATTTCTTGAATCAATGGCCGACGCCGACAAATCAGTGATGGACTTTATGGGTCGTGAAAACATCGTTTACATCAATATCGCTAATAAACTTTCTGTTGACTGCGACTGCGATTCCAATCCTCATGATCCGGAAATGGCGGATATCGGCATTTTTGCCTCAACCGATCCTGTTGCACTGGATCAGGCTTGTGTTGACGCTGTATACGCTTCGCCTGATCCCGGCAAAGCCGCGCTTATCGAACGCATGGAATCACGCAACGGCATCCATACTGTGGAGACTGCCGCGGCACTGGGACTCGGATTTAGGGAATATGAAATAATAAGTATAGATTAA
- a CDS encoding PqqD family protein, giving the protein MKIKSGYFMREVAGNYIVVPLGATALDFNGLITLNETGAFLWKQLTDEKTEKELLGAILNEYDTDETTARADAKAFLVKLKAADLLE; this is encoded by the coding sequence ATGAAAATTAAAAGCGGATATTTTATGAGAGAAGTTGCAGGGAATTATATCGTAGTGCCTCTAGGGGCAACTGCTCTTGATTTTAATGGATTAATTACGCTTAACGAAACAGGGGCGTTTTTATGGAAGCAGTTAACAGATGAAAAAACTGAGAAAGAATTGCTTGGCGCTATATTAAATGAATATGATACTGATGAAACAACCGCTAGGGCAGATGCTAAAGCTTTTCTTGTAAAATTAAAGGCAGCTGATCTGCTTGAATAA
- a CDS encoding nucleotidyltransferase family protein, with amino-acid sequence MYTAQPEKKYLIYLLSSIINDFDPDPPPEDLDWSKLYAIAEKHKISNMIYYGISKLDSFSMPPNDIFTKFFIDYKKAVAKEAVQHAEVENIKRIFEKNNIDYIVLKGYILKSLYPCPDMRQMADIDILIKDKDLKKINNIMIKLGYIKKDSCNYHEAYQKIPYMNIEIHKALVSESSPYCSYVNNIWDKASPTNNSKNEYQLPPEDFLIYLFIHLTKHYTNGGTGIRSIMDINIYNKYFYPKLNWDYIKEELNNIKLTIFENNILGLCNVWFGDELCNEIYDKMSEYIFSSGQYGVYNVALLSSLCNYTYKKNSIFKAKLLYEFYLFFPPLSAMRTQCHILKSFPFLLPVFWIFRFVRCFLFRLKHSLKMVNIYHNVTDKDVDKLKYLHKIDGAWN; translated from the coding sequence ATGTATACTGCTCAGCCAGAAAAAAAATATTTAATTTACCTGCTATCATCAATTATTAATGATTTTGATCCTGACCCTCCACCTGAGGATCTTGATTGGTCAAAGCTTTATGCAATTGCAGAGAAGCACAAAATATCCAACATGATATATTATGGAATTAGCAAGCTTGATAGTTTTTCTATGCCGCCGAATGATATTTTTACAAAATTTTTTATCGATTATAAAAAAGCTGTTGCCAAAGAAGCAGTACAACATGCAGAAGTAGAAAATATTAAAAGAATATTCGAAAAAAATAATATTGATTATATAGTATTAAAAGGATATATATTAAAAAGTCTATACCCTTGCCCCGATATGAGACAAATGGCGGATATTGATATTCTTATTAAAGATAAAGATTTGAAAAAAATAAATAATATAATGATTAAACTTGGTTATATAAAAAAAGATAGTTGCAATTATCATGAAGCATATCAAAAAATACCTTATATGAATATCGAAATACACAAAGCTCTTGTATCTGAAAGCTCACCATATTGTAGCTATGTAAATAATATTTGGGACAAGGCATCGCCAACAAATAATAGTAAAAACGAATATCAACTTCCTCCCGAAGATTTTTTAATATATCTTTTTATTCATTTAACAAAGCATTATACAAATGGCGGAACAGGTATTCGTTCAATAATGGATATTAATATCTACAATAAATATTTTTATCCTAAATTAAATTGGGACTATATTAAAGAGGAACTTAATAATATTAAGCTGACAATATTCGAAAATAATATTTTGGGGCTTTGTAATGTATGGTTCGGAGATGAGCTCTGTAATGAAATTTATGATAAAATGTCGGAGTATATTTTCTCAAGTGGGCAATATGGTGTCTATAACGTTGCATTGCTCTCCAGTTTATGCAATTATACTTACAAGAAAAACTCAATCTTTAAAGCAAAACTGTTGTATGAATTTTATTTATTTTTTCCTCCTTTAAGTGCAATGCGAACGCAATGCCATATCCTTAAGTCATTTCCGTTCTTATTGCCAGTGTTTTGGATATTTAGATTTGTAAGATGCTTTTTATTTAGATTAAAGCATTCTTTAAAAATGGTGAATATATATCATAATGTAACCGATAAGGATGTCGATAAGCTAAAATACTTACATAAAATTGATGGAGCATGGAATTAA
- a CDS encoding cupin domain-containing protein, translating to MNNERNELFKTGAPLPEMFSKYFIGQAYLQPLTDKGGPIANVTFEPGCRNNWHIHHKGGQILLCTEGRGWYQAWGEEPRELHPGDVVNIPAEVKHWHGAAKDSWFAHLAVEIPAEGASNEWLEPVNDEAYGKLK from the coding sequence ATGAACAACGAAAGAAACGAGCTTTTTAAGACGGGCGCCCCGCTGCCCGAAATGTTTTCTAAATATTTTATCGGTCAGGCCTATTTACAGCCTCTCACCGACAAGGGCGGCCCAATTGCCAACGTGACCTTTGAGCCCGGCTGCCGCAACAACTGGCATATCCACCATAAAGGCGGGCAAATATTGCTTTGCACCGAGGGGCGCGGCTGGTATCAGGCGTGGGGGGAAGAGCCGCGGGAATTGCATCCCGGTGACGTGGTCAACATTCCGGCCGAGGTTAAGCACTGGCATGGGGCGGCCAAAGACAGCTGGTTTGCTCATCTTGCAGTGGAGATACCTGCCGAGGGAGCGTCTAACGAATGGCTTGAACCAGTCAATGACGAAGCTTATGGAAAGTTAAAATAA
- a CDS encoding S-layer homology domain-containing protein produces MKMRTFRLTIEMFLFLAIIITNSFGYITAAQENGTSIFSDVNDKFWAKQAINNWSSKGVINGDGVNFYPDKQITRAELAAILYRIFGYEKTTDNPFSDIKNNDWYYDFINKAYTRGIIKGDLDNSGNLLARPNDPVTRAEAALIFKRIFSVNENSGDHTSFKDTNLPEWAKDAIFGMEASGYINGKDGGFFDPFCNLSRAETVQILNNIIRLYINEPGNYSTNSDGNVVINTPDAVLQNMKITGNLYLSEGIGEGSVSLVNVTVTGSTFIRGGGADRITITNSNLGNKVIEKDGINLNDSSSSSGSNSSGASTGSSGSGGSGNTDNSDNAGSSGDITEY; encoded by the coding sequence ATGAAAATGCGTACATTTAGATTAACCATAGAAATGTTTTTATTTTTAGCAATAATCATTACTAATTCTTTTGGATACATCACGGCAGCACAAGAAAACGGCACCTCTATTTTTTCAGACGTAAATGATAAATTTTGGGCAAAACAAGCAATCAATAACTGGAGCAGTAAAGGCGTTATAAATGGAGACGGAGTAAATTTTTACCCCGATAAACAAATTACCCGTGCAGAACTGGCTGCTATATTATATAGGATTTTTGGTTATGAAAAAACAACTGATAATCCATTTTCAGATATCAAAAATAACGATTGGTATTATGATTTTATAAATAAGGCATATACCAGAGGAATAATAAAAGGGGATCTGGATAATAGCGGGAATCTTTTGGCTCGCCCTAACGATCCAGTAACCCGCGCTGAAGCAGCATTAATATTTAAAAGGATCTTTTCTGTAAATGAAAATTCAGGAGACCATACAAGCTTTAAAGACACTAATTTGCCGGAATGGGCAAAGGATGCTATTTTTGGCATGGAGGCTTCAGGGTATATTAACGGAAAAGATGGAGGGTTTTTTGATCCATTTTGCAATCTCAGCCGAGCCGAAACAGTCCAGATTTTAAATAATATTATTAGACTTTATATTAATGAACCAGGAAATTATAGTACAAATTCAGACGGAAATGTTGTGATAAACACCCCTGATGCAGTACTTCAAAATATGAAAATTACAGGTAATCTTTATCTTTCAGAAGGAATTGGTGAAGGATCTGTTAGTCTCGTTAATGTAACAGTTACAGGAAGTACGTTTATACGGGGCGGCGGGGCTGACAGGATAACAATAACAAATAGCAATCTGGGCAATAAAGTCATCGAAAAAGATGGGATCAATTTAAATGATTCAAGTAGTTCAAGCGGTTCTAATAGCTCAGGTGCGTCTACTGGATCCAGCGGCTCTGGCGGCTCGGGAAACACTGATAATTCTGATAACGCAGGCAGCAGCGGCGACATCACAGAATATTAA
- a CDS encoding ABC transporter ATP-binding protein has protein sequence MKDKQTFKWLYHNSRSHIPLMVLLMVGNSLFALCGVLFALACRGVIDSTSTGNKSYLFIQSLKLLVVIIIQLILRVFCRYTAAKMQGKLEMTYKTKLLSVILHKDYSNTMKFHSGDLLNRLTSDVTVVSEGISNILPNFAGLMTKLISSLVILFMLDKMFTLIFILGGLLLFFTTKFFRSRLKYFHKNVQEKDGILRSFIQEVLENIIVVKIFGAEKEFENKTIRFGTDHYKAKLKKNAIGIMANTGFSFVFSMAYLFALVWSSLGMIVKTISFGTLTAILQLVGQVQTPFANLSGMLPMVYNVLASAERMMEIENLPEELEINQNDINVQSVYKNMNSIELKNLSFGYGQKLVINHVDLNIKKGDFIVVSGLSGIGKSTLFKLMLGILKPDDGIIYIKLSNGQELSIDKHTRKLFAYVPQGNLLLSGSIRDNIAFIKSDATDKEIIDAAKISCAFDFIQMLPSGLDTKIGEKGHGLSEGQVQRLAIARALLSDAPILLLDESTSALDELTEEKLLQNLKKMTDKTCVIISHKKAAFSICNKEIRFNNQSIAIIERSNSNVYCSARKKIFNLPAIINY, from the coding sequence ATGAAGGATAAGCAAACGTTTAAATGGCTGTATCATAATTCCCGAAGCCATATACCATTAATGGTTTTATTAATGGTAGGCAATTCTCTTTTTGCATTATGCGGTGTTCTGTTTGCTCTTGCATGTAGAGGCGTGATTGACAGCACATCAACCGGCAATAAAAGTTATTTGTTCATTCAAAGCTTAAAATTGCTGGTAGTAATTATTATTCAGTTAATACTTCGCGTCTTCTGCCGCTATACAGCGGCAAAAATGCAAGGCAAACTAGAAATGACATACAAAACAAAATTGCTCAGCGTGATTTTACATAAAGACTATTCAAATACAATGAAATTCCACAGTGGGGATTTACTTAATAGATTAACAAGCGATGTAACCGTCGTTAGTGAAGGAATTTCAAATATACTGCCTAATTTTGCGGGACTAATGACAAAACTTATCAGCTCTTTGGTAATACTTTTTATGTTAGATAAAATGTTTACACTGATTTTTATTTTAGGCGGTCTACTTTTATTTTTTACAACAAAATTTTTTAGAAGCAGACTTAAATATTTTCATAAAAATGTTCAAGAGAAAGATGGAATACTGCGTTCCTTTATACAGGAAGTCCTAGAAAATATTATTGTCGTTAAAATATTCGGAGCAGAAAAAGAATTTGAAAATAAAACAATAAGATTCGGAACAGATCATTATAAAGCTAAACTTAAAAAAAATGCCATAGGCATTATGGCAAACACCGGCTTCTCATTTGTTTTCTCAATGGCGTATCTGTTTGCTCTAGTCTGGAGTTCACTTGGAATGATTGTTAAAACGATCAGTTTTGGAACTCTAACAGCTATATTGCAACTGGTTGGACAAGTTCAAACCCCTTTTGCAAATTTATCCGGGATGCTGCCTATGGTTTATAACGTTTTGGCCTCAGCTGAACGCATGATGGAAATTGAAAATTTACCGGAAGAACTGGAAATCAATCAAAATGATATTAATGTTCAGTCCGTTTATAAAAATATGAACAGTATAGAGCTTAAAAATCTATCCTTTGGCTATGGGCAAAAACTTGTTATAAACCATGTTGATTTAAACATAAAAAAAGGAGATTTTATCGTAGTATCAGGTCTTTCTGGCATCGGCAAAAGCACACTATTCAAACTGATGCTCGGGATCCTTAAACCTGATGACGGGATTATCTATATTAAGCTTTCAAACGGCCAAGAACTGTCTATAGACAAACATACACGAAAGCTCTTCGCGTATGTTCCTCAGGGCAATCTTTTATTATCCGGAAGCATCCGTGATAACATCGCTTTTATTAAATCAGACGCCACTGACAAAGAAATTATAGACGCCGCTAAAATTAGCTGTGCCTTTGATTTTATTCAAATGCTTCCAAGCGGCCTTGATACAAAAATTGGAGAAAAAGGACACGGGCTGTCCGAAGGCCAGGTGCAGCGTCTTGCAATTGCAAGAGCGCTTTTAAGTGATGCCCCGATTTTACTCTTAGACGAATCTACATCTGCGCTCGACGAATTAACTGAAGAAAAGTTATTACAAAACCTAAAAAAGATGACCGATAAAACCTGTGTCATTATCAGTCATAAAAAAGCCGCTTTTTCAATTTGCAATAAAGAGATTAGATTTAACAACCAATCAATAGCAATAATAGAAAGGAGCAACAGCAATGTATACTGCTCAGCCAGAAAAAAAATATTTAATTTACCTGCTATCATCAATTATTAA